The DNA region aaaccagctagggcagtcttGTATTTGATTCAGAACTCTTCTCCGAGGTGGAGAACTGGGTGGAGGAACGGTCTGATGAGAGTACTgggtggggaagaggaaaggCTTCGTCCCTGTTTCTGCTTCTGTCCTGTCCCTGGCTTTCTCTTCTTGCGCGCAGACCTCCCAAGCCAGCCATGCCCTCCAGGTGCACAGCGCCCAGGCTCACTCCGTGGGCATCTACGACAACGCCAGGGGACCCTGGGTGTATGAGAACCTCACTCCCTCGGCACACTCCGTCCACGTCAGAGCAGCTGGAGACGATCTGAGCGTCTCTTCAGAGGACTCCAGAGACTACGTCAATGTTCCCACAGCAGCAGAGATTGCTGAGCTGCTGGCCTCTCCCAGCCACCCCCCTGGGAACCTCTTTGCCCGCCCAAGTGCTCGGGAGCTGGAATCCACTGAGGAAAGAGACAAGGGCTGGGACCATGCCAGTGACTACGCCCGATTTTTGCCTCCGGGAACTGAGGGCAACGATCCACTCAGCGATGAGGAAAGCTCTTCTCAGACCTCAAACGACTACGTCAATACGGCAGAGTTGGGCCTGGGGGCCGCCCAGGGGGAGCAGCCCTGGATGTCCTTTCAGTGCTGCCCAGATTATGAAAATGTCCCACCAGCAGGTCCCAATGGAAGCCAGCAGCTGGCGGAAGGAGTGACATCCTCACACACAAACCGTGTGGAGGGCAGGACAGAGGGTACGGAGACTCATGGCCCCCTGGTCATGCCATCAGGGAGGTTCCTGGTTTCAGGGGATTATGGGACCTATCAGCCATCCGCACAGAGTGAGAGCCGTCAGATGAACCGTGGAGGAGAGGGGTCAAACCAGGACTCTGGGGATGATGACATTGTGCTGGCTGCCGCGTTAGGAGGCAACGCTGAGCAGGAAGAAGACACATGGCCCTTCCTGTGGAATTAAGGGCTTCCCACCCAGCTGGAAAGCCACGGTACTGGTCTCTCCTGCCACAGCCAAGTGAAGGCCCTCGACCATCGTATTTCAGTGGATTTATCTGGTTAGACTACAAAGAGGCTGAGATGAGTAGGGAGCTAAGAGGGTTTACTAAAGCAGAGGTTTGGGAAAGCCAGAAAGAAATTCTTTTCAAACAGGCCGTGATCTCTCATACCAACCTACGGATGTTTCCTAAACTGCCTTTTAGGACtattaagagatttttttaaaaaaatgagagagtACTTTAGTGCACAGTGGAAATATAAAGTAGTCTAAAATCATTACCTTcatgccctagctcagtggtcggcaaactcattagtcaacagagccaaatatcaacagtacttcttcaaaatggactcgcccaggccgaaaaccagcttctgcgcatgggccacgaagtttcaatcgcactgcccgtgcgcacccacacgtggtattttgtggaagagccacactcaaggggccaaagacccgcatgtggctcgcgagccgcagtttgccaaccactgccctagctggtttggctcaatggatcgatcgtcagcctgtggactgaagggtcccgggttcgattccactcaagggcacatgcccaggttgtgggctcgattcccagttgggggtctgcaggaggcagttgatcaatgattctctctcatcattgatgtttctacctttctctccgaaatcaataaaaatatattttaaaaaacaaagtcattACCTTCACTAGTACCAGCAGACTGCAAAGCAAAAATGCAGACTCTTTTGTAGAATGAGCAGAAGCCAACAGGAAGGGAGGAGTCAGAGTGGGGGTGCAGGACAGTTTCCACTTCAAAATGAGGATGGACAACCAAGGCTGGAGATGTGGGAGGACAGGAACTCTCACTCATTGCTGATGGGATTGCAAAGCATAACatccactttggaaaactatttggcaatttcttacaaaCTACTTATgtgacccagccattccactaTTAGGCATTTACCCAAGTGAATTGCAAACTTGtgttcagcctggccagtgtggctcagaggctgagcatcagaccatggaccaggaggtcacagtttgattctcagacAGGGAACATGCCCcagttacgggctccatccccagttgcgggcatgcaggaagcagccaatcgatccttctatctctccatccctctcccctcctctctctaaaatcaataaaacatattttaaataaataataaaacttgtGTTCACACACTCAAAAAGAAACATACATGACTGTTTACAGCAGTTTTATTCACATTTGCCCCAAACTAGAAATAACCCAGATGTCCTGTgacaagtgaatggataaacggtggtatattcatacaatgactATCTACTATATACTCAacagtaaaaaggaatgaactattggtGCATGCAACAACAGGGACAAATCTTAAATGCATTTCTCTACGTGAAAGAAGCTAGACCTGAACATCTAGTTATTGTAGgatccatttatataacatatggAAAAGGTGAAACTATAGGGATGGGAGATAGGTTAGTGGTTGGGAGGTTTGGGGAAGGGGGGATTTTACTACAAAGGAATTTTTAGAGTAATGGAGCTGTCTCTATGGTACTATGATGGTGGATACATAACTCTATGTATTTGTCAAAATGTAAAAAGCTATAGTGTACAATGACCTTTATtgcatgcaatttaaaaaattaaccaggCTTTCAGGGGAACCCATGATGGAATGCAGTTTGTGACAAATGAATCTAACTATATTACAAATATATGACATAACCTCACTAtagagggtgggggagaaagagcTGGCCTAATTAACTTTGGAAAACAATGCTTTTACTTAAAACCATAAGATAAAAACACAAAGAATGCTACAAAAACACTATCCTCTAGTTGGTAAATTTGTATTTCACAGGAGTTTAGGTTAGCAATTCTGAAACTACTTTAAGTATACAGTATACTAAGGTTAAACAAGTAAATATTGTAGATAAGGAGAGACAGGTTTCTATCAGAGAAAGAAGTAACACATAAGCAAGTAGGAAAGGCTCCAGTGAACTTTGGATTAGAGCTGGGGTACAGTTTGaacttatgtttattttaatataaataaatggatatatatattgccctaaccagtttggctcagtggatagagcattggcctgcggactgaaaggtcccaggttcaattctggtcaagggcatgtaccttggttgtgggcacatccccagtagggggtgtgcaacaggcagctggttgatgtttctctctcatcgatgtttctaactctctatccctctcccttcctctctgtaaaaatcaataaaatatattttaaaaaataaataaataaatggatatagAACCCAATATAGATATGTGTGTACACATAGGCTAGTGTTTATACATTCCTTAGCTCTGTCCACTTGAGGGTCTAGATGTGATGTGACCCCAATAACAATGAACACACTTAGTGCTCAGAGCTTGGTTTCTAAATATCATTCTTCAACAAAAGTAACCAGAGCTCCTTGGATAAGTGGCTGGTTCTAGGGCTGGGGCAGAGAATGCACAGGTTGAGCTTGACCAtcttagagaaaagaaaagaaaactagagagggtgagggggagaaaagacaagaaaagatgAGGGCATATCCAAGGAACCAACTGAAAGAGCTCCCAAAGGCAAAGCTAGAAcagtttaagcaataaaaataagtaattataatataaatttataaaaaagaataaaataaatatccaccaGCTCATGACTATATTCAGGGCTCTCAGATTCACCCCATAAGTGGCCAGCATTTACATTCCAGCCAAACAGAGGACATGGTGCCAATCTGGTCTTGATGGCCAGGGCAACAACAACAAGCACATAGAGAGGATGGCAGCCCAGTCAAGTACGGGAGGCTTTGTATCAGATGTGAGAACAGAGATTGGACAGAACTGAATCTTAAGTATTGGCATGAGGGAATTCTTATGACCAAGAGGGGATGAAAAGTTATGGGATCAAAATAAGTTGTTAAGAAAGCTACCGCCTAATAGGAAAGGGAAGTTTGCACTACCACAGTTGGGGGACAGAGCCTGAAAAAAGTAAAGCCAACTCATATTTATACCCCAATAAGACAGTTACACTTATATGCACTCTTCCATTAATACTATATTGTAattgtaatcctatctaataaaagagaaacatggtaattagccgtacctctgctacccttcccattggctaatcagggcgatatgcaaattaactgccagacaagatggcagccggcagccaggcagcttgaagcgaacatgaggcttgcttgctccagtgacagagcaagccaacgttccccgcctgccgctgccggcctctgagcttgcagtttgaaacgttacaaatatagaatctaaacaaactccagaaacctgctttcagccagccaggatctcagagctggagttgaaacagtgtttcgattatagaacccaaacaaaccagatacctgctttcagcagccgaggcctcagaactggagccaagcctcagagctaaagctggcccagaattttagaaaaaggaaaaaaaggagcggttgggagcttcagtcacccaccagcctgaaaacagccctcagcccctcacccagactggccaggaaccccagtgaggacccccgccctgaagggggtgtgaccagctgcaaacagccatcagccccttacccaggctggccaggcacccaagcgggacccccaccctgatccaggacacccttcagggcaaaccagccggcccccacccatgcaccaggcctctattctatatagtaaaagggtaatatgcctcccagcaccgggatcagcgtgacagggggcagcgcccaaatcccctgattgccctttggctctgtgtgtgacagggggtggggccaaaacctccctatcggccttgctctgttcgtgacaggtgaaggcgcccaaccccctgatcggccctgctctgtggctgataggggggagttccccaaccccctgatcatcccgtggctctgtgtgtgacagggtgt from Myotis daubentonii chromosome 18, mMyoDau2.1, whole genome shotgun sequence includes:
- the LAX1 gene encoding lymphocyte transmembrane adapter 1 isoform X3, with the translated sequence MPSPRPVQNSEGGLRSPALCRELPAGWAGRVPYLRVTTAPLLTLPPSRQRAKNIYDLVPRRQGVLGRHQSRSFRVFSIESLLSRNADSPPSAHVTSQASHALQVHSAQAHSVGIYDNARGPWVYENLTPSAHSVHVRAAGDDLSVSSEDSRDYVNVPTAAEIAELLASPSHPPGNLFARPSARELESTEERDKGWDHASDYARFLPPGTEGNDPLSDEESSSQTSNDYVNTAELGLGAAQGEQPWMSFQCCPDYENVPPAGPNGSQQLAEGVTSSHTNRVEGRTEGTETHGPLVMPSGRFLVSGDYGTYQPSAQSESRQMNRGGEGSNQDSGDDDIVLAAALGGNAEQEEDTWPFLWN
- the LAX1 gene encoding lymphocyte transmembrane adapter 1 isoform X1, which translates into the protein MDAITPTRSELGGGTSEPSALQGTPSRLGRDQDWSSSVFAGLAGLLATLLVIAVLCVLWNWTARKTRRVPYLRVTTAPLLTLPPSRQRAKNIYDLVPRRQGVLGRHQSRSFRVFSIESLLSRNADSPPSAHVTSQASHALQVHSAQAHSVGIYDNARGPWVYENLTPSAHSVHVRAAGDDLSVSSEDSRDYVNVPTAAEIAELLASPSHPPGNLFARPSARELESTEERDKGWDHASDYARFLPPGTEGNDPLSDEESSSQTSNDYVNTAELGLGAAQGEQPWMSFQCCPDYENVPPAGPNGSQQLAEGVTSSHTNRVEGRTEGTETHGPLVMPSGRFLVSGDYGTYQPSAQSESRQMNRGGEGSNQDSGDDDIVLAAALGGNAEQEEDTWPFLWN
- the LAX1 gene encoding lymphocyte transmembrane adapter 1 isoform X2, producing the protein MDAITPTRSELGGGTSEPSALQGTPSRLGRDQDWSSSVFAGLAGLLATLLVIAVLCVLWNWTARKTRRVPYLRVTTAPLLTLPPSRQRAKNIYDLVPRRQGVLGRHQSRSFRVFSIESLLSRNADSPPSAHVVHSAQAHSVGIYDNARGPWVYENLTPSAHSVHVRAAGDDLSVSSEDSRDYVNVPTAAEIAELLASPSHPPGNLFARPSARELESTEERDKGWDHASDYARFLPPGTEGNDPLSDEESSSQTSNDYVNTAELGLGAAQGEQPWMSFQCCPDYENVPPAGPNGSQQLAEGVTSSHTNRVEGRTEGTETHGPLVMPSGRFLVSGDYGTYQPSAQSESRQMNRGGEGSNQDSGDDDIVLAAALGGNAEQEEDTWPFLWN